The bacterium genomic interval GGCCGTGCTACCGTCGCTCAGCTTGACGTAGCGGGTTTGATGCACCAGCGATTTGCGCAGTTCCTTCAGCGAAAGCGCAATGCCGTTGAAATCGATGCCGAGGCGGCAATCGAACCAGTCGATTTCGGTATTGACCGCCATGCGCAACTGCGGTTGCGCGCGGTTCACGCGAAATTGTTTGAGGCGGCCTTCCCCGTAGACCACGAACCCTTGCGCGATCAGCTTGGGCAGCTCGAACAACAGCCAGTCCAGCGCCCGGCTTTCACGCAGCACGAACTCGCCCGTGGTGCTTTGCCGCGCGCCGGAGGCGACCAGCGCTTCGCGAGCCTCCATTTCCGCCGGGTGATTGCGGCGCACGCGCAGGAAATTCAGGCCCTCGCCGTGATGCAACAACAGTTCCGCACCTGCGTCCGCGGCCATCGCCTCTTCCGGCATCTGGCATTCCACTTCCTTGCCGCCATAAACGAAAGCCAGGCGCACCAGCAGGTTGTCATACTGTTCACTCAGATGCAGGCTTTTCTCGGTGAAGTCGTCGATCACCGGGATGTTTTCCGATTGCGGCAGCACAAAATGCGGGAGCAGTCCGGGAACGCGCTCAATGGAGGCAAAGAACTCGCCCAGCTCGGACTGCGGCACGCGCAACTCCGCGCTGCTGCCCGCGAGCGAAAGCAGAAACTCGCGCGGCGGATTGCCCTCCAGCTTGATCAGCTCGTCTTCGTGCACCACCCACGCGGGCTGCGTGCTCAACAACCGCGTGCGCGGGCCAATCACCAGGATTTCATGGTTGCGAATGAGCTCGGGGCGCAGCAGGATGCCGTTCTCCACATTCTCCAGACGAATCTGAAAGCGGCTGGGCGTGGCTTCCACTTGCAGCGGCCGGACGCGCTCGAGGTCATCCTGCCAGAAGAACTCGCTGTCGCGCAGCAAGTCGAACAGCATGCCGATTTCCGCGCCGTAGCCCAGGCTGTAGCCCAGCCGATCGTTGTAGCTGTTGAAGGGGTATTGCGGCGCGATGTACTTCTTTTCGCCATAGTTGTCCAGCATCATCAGCGCCAGATTTTCGCGCTGCGTGCAGTTCACGCGGTAATACGGCTGCTCATGAATGGAAGTGGGATAGGCCGCGCCATAGGACCCGTCTTTGCGCCGGCGGCTGCGATACGGAATGATCTGCCATTCCTGCGGCCGCAAGCTCAAGGTGAAGTAAACGCCCCAGCCCTTGCGTTCGGTTGCCGGCGCCAGGTGCAACGGCGCCGCGTTCTTGCCGGGATGATGAACGTTGGTGATCACCTCACGCCAGCTTTTGGACTCCGGCGCAGCCGTCAGCTTGCCGTTGCCGTTGGATTTCTTTTCTGATTGACTCACATAGTCTGGAGAGGCATAGTAGTCTCGCGCCTGCAGCAACGCCGCCACCACATGCCCGCAAGTCGTGGGATACGAGCAGGTGCAACTCGTGACGAACTGGTTGTCATTGCGCTGGATCGAGACGAGCTGGGCCGGGAAATCATTCACCCGGGCGGAGAAAAAGTCGTCGTCCGTCTCCAGCAAACTCACGCGTCCGGATTCATACCAGCGCCTGCCGCGCCGGTAAGCCTCTTGACTGGCCAATCCGAGTATTTCACCGTTTTTGATTTGCATCAAGCTGAAATAAGAGATCGTCTCTGTCTTGCTTGCGGTCCAGGCCCGGCCCGGGTGTGCAGCCGCAGTCACCTCGAGGTGGCAGCGCTCCTCATGCCGGCGAATCGGAAATCAACAATTGGCGGCCGCCGCTGCTGGAGATGCGGACCGGCATTTCGTAAACCGCCTGCCGCATCATGCAGAGGTTACTGGCGTGATCGCAGAAATAGTACACCAACTCCACACGCAGTGCCGCCACCTCGCCGCTTGCAGAAACCTGCAGCGGCAGCGCCACCTCCGCCTGCGGCTGCGCCAGTGTCACGCCGGCGGTGCGCAGGCGCAGGGCCTGGTTGCGGCTGCGCGCCAAAATCTGCAGCGGCGAACCTTCATTGAACACACTCGCCGGGGGCAAATCGATCCGGATTTGCAGCGTTGCCTCACCCGGCTGCAGGTTTTGCTCGGGCAACCGTTGCACCGGCGTGCCCATCACCACCAGATGATCCGCCACCGGCAAGGCTTGCGGTTTGAGCCGCAGCGTCGCCGTGGTTTTCGTGTGCAGATCCACCACTCGCACCGCATGATTGTTGGTGTCGGCCACGTAAAGCCTGCCCTGCAACACCGCCAGACCCGACGGCTCGCAGAAGCGGGCGGCCGCGCCGTTCTCCAAACCGGGCTTGCCGTCGCCCGCCAGGGTTTTGCAGAGGCGCAAATTCGGATCCAGCACTTTAATCTTGTGATTGTAAGTGTCGGCGAGCAACACCTTGCCGTCGTGGAAGCATACGCCCAGCGGATGCTGCAGCCGCACGTTGTCGTCGCTGCCGTCATGATCGCCGAATTGAAACAGATCGCCGCCCACCAGCGTGCCGACCTTGTCGGTGCGCAGATCGATCTGGCGCACGGCGGAGATTTCACTGTCGGCAATAAACAAGCGCAGCAATTGCCTGCCAATCACTTCACCGGTGATGCCGCTGGGCTGCGCAAACGCGGCATTCAGGCGCTCGCCGTCACGGCGGGCTTCATGGCCGCTGCCCGCAAACGGCTCCAGTCGGTTCGTCTTCAGATCGATGGACCAGATCTGGTGCGGGCCAGCCATCGCGAGGTAGCCGGTGTCGCCGTAAATGAAAATATCCCA includes:
- a CDS encoding redoxin domain-containing protein, whose amino-acid sequence is MTPIRSEADRLALHSQIREKIREVRTKVKIKAPEFPAEAPWLNTGRPLALAELRGKIVLLDFWTYCCINCLHVIPDLKYLEEKYAGRPFVVIGVHSAKFHNERETAHIRQAILRYEVEHPVVVDQDYKIWQAYTVRAWPTLVMIDPTGYLLGVFSGEGNREILDNYIEVGLAVFQEEGKLDNSPLPLVLEQPDRPEALLNFPGKIIAEARTQRLVIADSGHHRLIVCSPDGTIQEIIGSGLAGNADGDFETAHFFHPQGLAWHGEDLIVCDTDNHLLRRVDFGARSVTTIAGTGEQGGYGQRGGAGRKIALNSPWDIFIYGDTGYLAMAGPHQIWSIDLKTNRLEPFAGSGHEARRDGERLNAAFAQPSGITGEVIGRQLLRLFIADSEISAVRQIDLRTDKVGTLVGGDLFQFGDHDGSDDNVRLQHPLGVCFHDGKVLLADTYNHKIKVLDPNLRLCKTLAGDGKPGLENGAAARFCEPSGLAVLQGRLYVADTNNHAVRVVDLHTKTTATLRLKPQALPVADHLVVMGTPVQRLPEQNLQPGEATLQIRIDLPPASVFNEGSPLQILARSRNQALRLRTAGVTLAQPQAEVALPLQVSASGEVAALRVELVYYFCDHASNLCMMRQAVYEMPVRISSSGGRQLLISDSPA
- a CDS encoding DEAD/DEAH box helicase encodes the protein MQIKNGEILGLASQEAYRRGRRWYESGRVSLLETDDDFFSARVNDFPAQLVSIQRNDNQFVTSCTCSYPTTCGHVVAALLQARDYYASPDYVSQSEKKSNGNGKLTAAPESKSWREVITNVHHPGKNAAPLHLAPATERKGWGVYFTLSLRPQEWQIIPYRSRRRKDGSYGAAYPTSIHEQPYYRVNCTQRENLALMMLDNYGEKKYIAPQYPFNSYNDRLGYSLGYGAEIGMLFDLLRDSEFFWQDDLERVRPLQVEATPSRFQIRLENVENGILLRPELIRNHEILVIGPRTRLLSTQPAWVVHEDELIKLEGNPPREFLLSLAGSSAELRVPQSELGEFFASIERVPGLLPHFVLPQSENIPVIDDFTEKSLHLSEQYDNLLVRLAFVYGGKEVECQMPEEAMAADAGAELLLHHGEGLNFLRVRRNHPAEMEAREALVASGARQSTTGEFVLRESRALDWLLFELPKLIAQGFVVYGEGRLKQFRVNRAQPQLRMAVNTEIDWFDCRLGIDFNGIALSLKELRKSLVHQTRYVKLSDGSTALLPEDWQQRLAHMFNLGEIESDRVKVSRHHLTLIDALLEEADSRETDETYRESLERLRNFKGIQSQPLPKRFRGTLRLYQKRGLDWLYFLQEFRFGGCLADDMGLGKTIQALALLQSEKNRGITTPSLIVCPTSALFNWQNELERFTPALQVLTHAGMDRRRAKNFDGYDVVLMSYGILRRDIEFLQNVRFHYAILDESQHIKNPLSQTAKAARILQAGHRLVLTGTPVENNTQELWSQFNFLNPGLLGSLNYFRNAFARPIERERDHTAAGLLRRMIFPFILRRTKQEVAQELPAKVENLFYCDMLPEQRKLYERWRDYYRAHVMHQIDLQGLERSRMYVLEGLVRLRQICCHPSLIDQQVAPVSGKFDALNDLLENILAEDHKVLVFSQFVRMLRIICRRLDEQGIPYAYLDGHTRDRQAQVDRFQNDPKTRVFLISLKAGGFSLNLTAADYVILYDPWWNPAAEAQAIDRTHRIGQEKNVFAYKLIVRNSVEEKILQLQERKRAIVADLITTDAGLFKQLSAEDIEVLFS